In Ignisphaera sp., one DNA window encodes the following:
- a CDS encoding class I SAM-dependent methyltransferase, which yields MSWESYGTIRVPWVPTREELLDIIMRLANVKDDDVFYDLGCGDGRVVIRALKEGAKKGICVELNSTLIEKAKGNAKLENVVDRIEFINNDFFKVPLSNATIIYMYLLTSVNKALKPKLESELVPGARVVTLDFEIPGWKPVQIVEVSLPMRTARLFLYIKGVSDR from the coding sequence TTGTCATGGGAATCGTATGGAACTATAAGAGTGCCCTGGGTTCCAACACGTGAAGAACTTTTAGATATAATAATGAGGTTAGCTAACGTGAAAGATGATGACGTGTTCTATGATCTTGGATGTGGTGATGGTAGAGTTGTTATAAGGGCTTTAAAAGAAGGTGCCAAAAAAGGTATATGTGTAGAGCTAAATTCAACACTTATAGAGAAGGCCAAGGGTAACGCAAAACTAGAGAATGTTGTAGATAGAATAGAGTTTATTAACAATGACTTCTTTAAAGTTCCTTTATCGAATGCGACTATCATCTATATGTACTTACTGACATCTGTCAACAAAGCTCTCAAGCCCAAACTAGAGAGTGAACTTGTTCCCGGCGCCAGGGTTGTCACATTAGATTTCGAGATACCTGGATGGAAACCTGTGCAGATTGTTGAGGTATCGCTACCTATGAGAACCGCCAGACTGTTTCTCTACATAAAAGGTGTGAGCGACAGATAA
- a CDS encoding MBL fold metallo-hydrolase, whose product MITVRWHGHACFEIVTSSGLVIVIDPHDGKSLGLKTPQVSADVVLITHEHFDHNAYAVVAKPGAKVFSMSVGEKFVDNIKIVGIETYHDKDRGKRRGRNVLYKVVVDDISILHLGDLGHIFNGDLASKLKPIDMVMVPVGGVFTIDGKEAWKVVEVLDPNIVIPMHYWIQGLELPLKPVDEFLEQAPKDWNINRVEYNSIYIDRSTIKPKTVYVLNYSL is encoded by the coding sequence ATGATTACTGTAAGGTGGCATGGACATGCATGTTTTGAGATTGTGACATCTAGTGGACTGGTTATAGTTATAGATCCTCATGATGGAAAAAGTCTCGGTCTAAAGACTCCACAGGTTTCAGCAGATGTAGTTCTTATAACACATGAGCATTTCGATCATAATGCTTACGCTGTTGTTGCAAAGCCTGGTGCTAAGGTGTTCTCTATGAGTGTTGGTGAAAAATTTGTTGATAATATTAAGATAGTGGGTATAGAAACGTATCATGATAAAGATAGAGGTAAGCGGAGAGGAAGAAACGTTCTGTATAAAGTTGTAGTAGATGATATATCTATTCTTCATTTAGGTGATCTAGGTCATATTTTTAATGGGGATCTAGCCTCTAAACTCAAGCCCATCGATATGGTTATGGTGCCTGTTGGAGGGGTTTTCACTATAGATGGTAAAGAGGCCTGGAAAGTGGTAGAGGTTCTGGATCCGAATATTGTTATTCCTATGCATTACTGGATACAAGGTTTAGAGCTTCCACTAAAACCTGTAGACGAGTTTCTAGAGCAAGCTCCGAAAGACTGGAATATAAATAGAGTTGAATATAATTCTATATATATAGATAGAAGTACAATAAAGCCTAAGACAGTATATGTATTAAACTATTCCTTATAA
- a CDS encoding UPF0147 family protein, whose product MRQAVYDNEAKIRQALMILTRIMNDPSIPRNIRRAAMFAIRALNEKQLSPGVRAANAVGILDEVGQDPNMPLHARTLLWSAISILETVKD is encoded by the coding sequence ATTAGACAAGCTGTATACGATAATGAAGCCAAGATTAGGCAAGCGCTAATGATATTAACGAGAATAATGAATGATCCATCAATTCCTAGAAATATTAGAAGAGCAGCTATGTTTGCTATAAGAGCCTTAAATGAAAAACAGCTCTCACCTGGTGTACGTGCAGCTAACGCTGTTGGCATACTCGATGAAGTGGGTCAAGATCCTAATATGCCTTTGCATGCAAGAACGCTGCTATGGTCCGCTATCTCGATTCTTGAAACCGTTAAAGATTAA
- a CDS encoding DUF402 domain-containing protein, with translation MTYTYRVRGPYSTAIAKIIMDSGHKLVDLSEQLAQRFSLPPRREEVPHATVKTSNDDPSTIVIVGLSKAVEELFNIIVSSVPYIGREINRYGPYTTVVAQAKGFKDNQCIAMFNDMMLMVQNYRHCIEGEPVIVHIVKPAVSSNRTAIAFPGISILKDTVVLLDDGMSKVFFSEHIKDPERRSTLSTLSNHILRMGYSIRWRSSAKSAELEKIAKDLEEALQVLQNLGIGKYSVGDVVIEGEAIAFIRLSRPSKEYLDIIRDRVMSTALGHHITRSCRNNGFVDIIDRMSSYLDKKSLYRALRYAIADNTIGKIFKVVHRKFTGEKIELNDLEIVNVVDTQLGKAIIGKRFIKTPGIYDGLGVPKERGDIAITLIPIDEWFIVHRYIGINGNDKGIYININTPPEICMENRTISYIDLHVDITYRDGKLNLIDYKEFEDILRKEIISKDFEEKVNEVIKYIENNIEVIIDVVKKIV, from the coding sequence ATGACGTATACATACAGAGTTAGAGGACCTTATTCAACGGCTATTGCAAAAATAATCATGGACTCAGGTCATAAGCTTGTTGATCTTTCTGAACAATTAGCCCAAAGATTTTCCCTACCTCCCAGAAGGGAAGAAGTACCGCATGCAACTGTAAAGACTAGCAATGATGATCCAAGTACTATAGTTATAGTTGGTCTAAGTAAGGCTGTGGAAGAGCTGTTCAACATTATAGTATCTAGTGTCCCATATATAGGCCGTGAAATAAATAGGTACGGACCTTACACAACAGTTGTAGCACAAGCAAAAGGTTTTAAAGATAATCAATGTATCGCCATGTTTAATGACATGATGCTTATGGTTCAAAACTATAGACACTGTATAGAAGGTGAACCAGTAATCGTGCATATTGTGAAACCTGCAGTATCATCGAATAGAACTGCCATAGCTTTTCCAGGAATCTCCATACTAAAAGATACTGTAGTGTTGCTTGATGATGGTATGAGTAAGGTTTTCTTTAGCGAACACATAAAGGATCCGGAAAGAAGATCTACGCTTTCGACTTTATCGAATCATATACTCAGGATGGGCTACAGCATAAGATGGAGAAGTTCAGCTAAATCAGCAGAACTTGAGAAAATTGCCAAAGATTTAGAAGAAGCTCTACAAGTGTTACAAAATCTGGGTATCGGGAAATATAGTGTAGGTGATGTTGTTATTGAGGGCGAGGCTATAGCATTCATTAGGTTATCAAGACCTTCAAAAGAGTACTTAGATATTATAAGAGATAGAGTGATGTCGACAGCCTTAGGCCATCACATAACGAGATCGTGTAGGAATAATGGTTTTGTTGATATAATTGATAGAATGTCTAGCTATCTCGACAAGAAGTCTCTATATAGAGCATTGAGGTACGCTATAGCCGATAACACCATCGGGAAGATATTCAAAGTTGTTCATAGGAAGTTTACAGGAGAAAAAATAGAATTAAATGATTTAGAGATAGTAAATGTAGTAGATACACAATTAGGTAAAGCTATCATAGGCAAAAGATTTATCAAGACTCCAGGGATTTATGATGGGCTAGGTGTACCTAAAGAGCGCGGCGATATAGCGATAACATTGATACCCATAGATGAATGGTTTATAGTGCACAGGTATATTGGTATTAATGGAAATGATAAAGGGATCTATATAAATATTAATACACCTCCAGAAATATGTATGGAGAATAGGACAATAAGCTATATAGACCTTCATGTGGATATAACGTATAGAGATGGCAAGCTGAACCTGATTGACTACAAAGAGTTCGAAGATATATTAAGGAAGGAGATTATTAGCAAAGATTTTGAAGAAAAAGTAAATGAAGTTATAAAATATATCGAGAATAATATAGAAGTAATAATAGATGTAGTTAAAAAAATAGTCTAA
- a CDS encoding phosphate uptake regulator PhoU: MEQSINVRKIIRIGERSVGITIPKEWLGFLNVDIGSSVEVTMGPGYLLVRPLTITQPKIANMITLKHEDINQLEKLIVASYIEGYDIISIDVPRSIAREVFYRIAMRLPGSIAMNGDMFKIKVSVDELNTDLNDILISMRTTINTMFDMLIDYFESGNIEKLKETIKVDDDLDRFHFLGMRTIKRTSFRDPVTALEYAIIIKSLEHIGDALDRVSNTFLKTGLNIVKYEKCRQNFKNIFAKVSSYVSKAINSLIMHNMQQAMKVLIQREELSNEILSSASECIDVTGVLAVSHEAMVAVYEAAEIAEIVTLKLLREMGSSQKGNIIRD; the protein is encoded by the coding sequence ATGGAACAGTCAATAAATGTGAGAAAGATTATTAGGATTGGGGAAAGAAGTGTAGGCATAACGATACCAAAAGAATGGTTGGGTTTCCTCAACGTCGATATAGGTTCTTCAGTAGAAGTGACAATGGGTCCAGGCTATCTTCTAGTCAGACCTTTGACAATTACTCAACCTAAAATAGCAAACATGATTACTTTAAAGCATGAGGATATAAACCAGCTTGAAAAACTTATTGTTGCTAGCTATATCGAAGGATACGACATTATATCAATAGATGTTCCTAGGAGTATTGCTAGAGAAGTCTTCTATAGAATAGCTATGAGGTTGCCAGGCTCTATAGCTATGAACGGCGATATGTTCAAAATTAAGGTCTCTGTTGATGAACTCAATACAGATTTAAATGATATCCTAATCTCTATGAGAACAACTATAAACACTATGTTTGACATGCTTATAGATTATTTTGAGTCAGGCAACATTGAGAAACTTAAGGAGACAATAAAGGTAGATGATGATCTTGATAGATTCCACTTCTTGGGTATGAGAACGATAAAGAGAACATCATTTAGAGATCCTGTTACAGCACTTGAATACGCCATAATCATAAAAAGTCTAGAGCATATAGGTGATGCACTTGATCGTGTTTCAAACACATTTCTTAAAACGGGGCTGAACATAGTTAAATACGAGAAATGTCGCCAGAACTTCAAGAATATATTTGCAAAAGTATCCTCCTATGTCTCTAAAGCAATAAATTCTCTAATAATGCATAATATGCAGCAAGCTATGAAAGTATTGATACAACGTGAAGAACTATCAAATGAGATCTTATCCTCAGCTTCAGAATGTATAGATGTTACAGGTGTTTTAGCAGTATCACATGAAGCTATGGTAGCTGTATATGAAGCTGCTGAAATAGCTGAAATAGTTACACTTAAACTGTTAAGGGAGATGGGATCCAGCCAAAAGGGAAACATAATAAGAGATTAG